Within the Gemmatimonadota bacterium genome, the region CTATCCCCCCACCTTCTGCACCATGGACGAAGTGATGGCCGAGTTTGGAGATCGAGAGGATGTGATCCTTGAAGCCCACATCGGAGGTGGTCCCCCCCAATGGTACGATTATCGCCCCAGTCACGAGCCGCTTCTTGAGGTCGCCAGCGGGCATGGCTGCTTTGAATGGGTGCTCCAATGGGCCCTGCGCTGTGGCTTTCGCCCAGCCGTTATTGGATCGGGGGACACCCACCTCGCTACAATGGGCGCTCCAATCGCCGCCAAAGACTACTTCGGGAGGTGGCATAATGTTGGTTTGAACTTCCGAGACACCGGGTATGGAAACGGACCGATCGCCGCCGTTTGGGCAGCGCGCTGCGAGCGTAACGAAATCTGGAAGGCGATTCGGGATCGACGCACCTTCGCCACCACTGGGGCGCGCATCATCCTGGCCGTAGATGTCAACGGACACACTGCGGGCAGCGAGGCCAAAATCGCGGCTCCTGCTGAGATCACCATTTGCGCGCACGCCTGTGCTCCCGTGCAGCGAATAGACTTGATTCGGAATGACCGTTGTCTCCACTCATGGCATCCCGATGCACTCGATATAGATCTGACCCACACCGACGAGATTCCGCTGCGAGAGGGAGCCTATTACGTTCGTCTCCGCCAAATCGACGGTGAATATGCATGGTCCACGCCAATCTGGACCTTCTGCCCGGATGGATCTGAGCAAGATGACCTGCCCAGGTGGAACGCGCACGAGCCTCTTGATCTCACGAGCTTCAGGCCCAACCAGGCGGAGTCTTACGAAGCCGATCTGTACCGTTACCTGGAGGTGGAAGAAGAGATCGATGCGTTTCACGATCTGACCCCTTTCGACGTAATCGAGGAAGTCACCGGAAAATGTGCGCTTTTCCTCGGATATTTTGGTATCGATCGAGATCCCATCAGTATTCGCTGGTATTTTGAATTCGACATGCCCAAAATCCATGTGGACTGGGGGTGGAGAGATTTTGGACTCCGGCCGACCCCTCTCAGAGTGGAAGAGCGTATCCTGGAGTCTGATACGTCGCATCAGAGATTACATTAGGAGAATACCATGGCACAATCACTTCTGGCAATTGAAGGAGGCCCAAAGGCCGTTACGGCTCCAGTAGGAGATGGGTGGGAAAATATCGGGCCGCTTGAAAAGTCGTACGTGAACGAGGTACTGGACGATCCGAAGACAGCCCGGCGACATCTCGAGCTCTTCGAATCTGATTTCAGCAAACTGGTAAAGACCCAGCACGCGATCTGTACGTGCAACGGAACCGCAGCTTTGCACTCGGCCATTTTTGCTGCGGGTGCCAATGTTGGCAAAGAAGTGATCGTGCCATCAGTCACCTGGCATGCCACGATTTCACCCATCCTCCACTGCGGCGCAACGCCAGTATTCTGCGAGGTAGATCCGAACACCTTCTGTGCGGATCCGGAAGATGTAAAGCAACGAATCACAGACAGGACATGCGCGATTGTCGTCACACACGTCTATGGGAATCCGGCGGATATGGATGGACTGCTGGACCTGATCGCCGGAACCGACATCAAGCTGATTGAAGACGCCTCTCACGCACACGGCGCTCTGTGGAATGGCAAGCCAGTGGGCAGCATTGGCCACATTGGATGCTTCAGTCTGCAGGGCAGCAAGCCAGTTACGGGATTGGAGGCCGGAGTGGTGGTGACAGATGACGATGATCTCTATGACCAGATGATGGCATTGGGACAGTACGGTCGTTGCGGGGGATCGTGGAAAACAGATCGGTTTAAGGGATTGCACAACATGGGCCTGGGCGTCAAATACAGGGCGAATCCTTTTGGTATCGCGATGGCTCGAGGACGGCTCGAACGCCTTTCAGAGCTCAACGAAAAGCGCCGAAAGTGGTTTGCACAAATGGACGAGCTTCTCGAGAATGTAGAGGGGGTTGAGACTCAGAAGGCCTATCCAAAGGCTACCCGCGGCGGTCTCCTGTTGTATGCGGGTCTGGTCGATCCCGAAGCCTATGGAGTACCCGTGTCGAAAGTTCTGGAAGCGCTGGTAGCCGAAGGGGTGCGGACAAAACCGGAGATAACGCCTTACGGGTATGGTGTGATGCATCTGGAGTCACTGTTCAACGATTTCTCATTCGAAGGCCTTGGGGGTCCCTGGGGATATCTTCTAGATAACGCGAGGAAATCGTATCGACCAGGCAGCCTGCCGATCAGCGAAAGGATACATAGCACGTGCTTCTGGCTATCTACCCCTGTAGATCCCGATCCGATCTGGGTCGAACAAACGGCAGAGGCATTTCAGAAGGTATATGACAACCGTTCGCGGCTTTCTGAATTAACGGATGATACCGTATGTCAAAAAACGCTCGCATAGAGTGGATCCATGCCTCGATTCCCGGGGATGAACCCGATGGATTTGAGGTCCTGTTTCGGGGTGCAGATGGTTCTGTTGCATCGGGATCCACATTCAATCTGCCTGCCGGGAAAGTCGGCACGTGGGAGATCACATTTACT harbors:
- a CDS encoding DegT/DnrJ/EryC1/StrS family aminotransferase; translation: MAQSLLAIEGGPKAVTAPVGDGWENIGPLEKSYVNEVLDDPKTARRHLELFESDFSKLVKTQHAICTCNGTAALHSAIFAAGANVGKEVIVPSVTWHATISPILHCGATPVFCEVDPNTFCADPEDVKQRITDRTCAIVVTHVYGNPADMDGLLDLIAGTDIKLIEDASHAHGALWNGKPVGSIGHIGCFSLQGSKPVTGLEAGVVVTDDDDLYDQMMALGQYGRCGGSWKTDRFKGLHNMGLGVKYRANPFGIAMARGRLERLSELNEKRRKWFAQMDELLENVEGVETQKAYPKATRGGLLLYAGLVDPEAYGVPVSKVLEALVAEGVRTKPEITPYGYGVMHLESLFNDFSFEGLGGPWGYLLDNARKSYRPGSLPISERIHSTCFWLSTPVDPDPIWVEQTAEAFQKVYDNRSRLSELTDDTVCQKTLA